From Glycine soja cultivar W05 chromosome 4, ASM419377v2, whole genome shotgun sequence, the proteins below share one genomic window:
- the LOC114409990 gene encoding protein MHF1 homolog, which translates to MESVDANSEVENDAEMKLLRDKFRLSAISIIESQAKQNGMEVSKVVVTCVADLAFKYTERLARDLHLFAQHANRKSVNMEDVILCGHRNEHVSGMLRSFSNDLKAKDPQSERKRKKEPKKNDKGTA; encoded by the exons ATGGAAAGCGTGGACGCGAACAGCGAAGTCGAAAACGACGCGGAAATGAAGCTCTTGAGAGATAAATTCAGGCTCTCCGCAATCTCCATCATCGAATCTCAAG CAAAACAAAACGGCATGGAAGTATCAAAAGTCGTAGTCACTTGCGTTGCGGATTTGGCCTTCAAGTATACGG AGCGCCTGGCTAGGGATCTTCATCTATTTGCGCAGCATGCGAATCGTAAATCTGTAAATATGGAAGATGTGATACTTTGTG GACATAGGAATGAACATGTATCTGGCATGTTGAGGAGCTTCTCCAATGATTTAAAAGCCAAGGATCCTCAATCTGAAAGGAAGCGAAAGAAAGAACCCAAAAAGAACGACAAAGGAACCGCTTAG